One window from the genome of Glycine soja cultivar W05 chromosome 12, ASM419377v2, whole genome shotgun sequence encodes:
- the LOC114378908 gene encoding uncharacterized protein LOC114378908: MESSNVKNKSSGKRKMSSEDTRSYFAWNLEMERVLADVLRDQRNLGNKGGGNWKVVAYSTAAQILSKRFGVHLMADNVKNCFKLWRTWYGIVSVILSQSGFDWDSIKYMITVENEIAWSEYVKSHEEAKRFRFKVIPNWDDIVDLCAKDRAIGLGAENALDADDIMSKETNEEEAIHSVSFDLEGSSSATRKNIRPSKSGEKEGMIFSMKEVAESLKEFVEVTKKKMENKKKMEIKEAQEVVHEVVSELDNIPNFNGALRHRAIDWLTENPIKFAIIKALSLDEKEDYILSFMP, translated from the exons ATGGAATCAAGCAATGTGAAGAACAAGTCAAGTGGAAAAAGAAAGATGTCTAGTGAGGACACAAGAAGTTACTTCGCATGGAACTTGGAAATGGAGCGTGTGCTAGCTGATGTGCTTAGAGATCAAAGAAATTTGGGCAATAAAGGTGGTGGAAATTGGAAAGTAGTAGCATATAGTACTGCAGCTCAAATTTTGTCCAAGCGTTTTGGAGTTCACCTCATGGCAGATAATGTTAAGAATTGTTTTAAGCTTTGGAGAACATGGTATGGAATTGTGAGTGTCATTCTTAGTCAAAGTGGATTTGACTGGGATAGCATAAAGTACATGATTACcgttgaaaatgaaattgcatggAGTGAATATGTTAAG tcaCATGAAGAGGCCAAACGATTTCGATTCAAAGTCATTCCTAATTGGGATGATATTGTTGACCTATGTGCAAAGGATAGAGCTATTGGACTCGGAGCAGAAAATGCATTAGATGCAGATGATATCATGAGCAAAGAAACAAATGAAGAGGAAGCAATTCATAGTGTGAGTTTTGACTTAGAGGGATCAAGTTCTGCCACGAGAAAAAACATTCGTCCAAGTAAGAGTGGAGAGAAAGAAGGGATGATTTTCTCAATGAAAGAAGTAGCCGAGTCATTGAAAGAATTTGTTGAAGTGACTAAGAAGAAGATGGAGAACAAAAAAAAGATGGAGATAAAAGAAGCTCAAGAAGTGGTACATGAAGTGGTGAGTGAGCTAGATAATATACCTAATTTTAATGGTGCACTTAGACATAGAGCAATTGATTGGTTGACAGAAAATCCCATTAAGTTTGCGATTATAAAAGCTCTTTCATTGGATGAGAAAGAGGATTACATCTTATCTTTTATGCCTTGA